The Henckelia pumila isolate YLH828 unplaced genomic scaffold, ASM3356847v2 CTG_461:::fragment_3, whole genome shotgun sequence genome window below encodes:
- the LOC140871324 gene encoding F-box protein PP2-A12, whose product MGAGFSGPENMNGLGDIPENCIALILSRLDASEICKFSCLNKAFLRASLSDTVWEPKLPENHRILLKNKEKYFCSKKEIYATLSIPSRFDADTKEIWLDNRRRGICVAISWKGLKITGIDDRRYWSHVSTDESRFHTVAYLQQIWWLEVEGNLDLEFPKGTYSLFFRLQLGRPSKRLVGSRRLMCNNAEKIHGWNIKPVQFQVASSNGHHAKSQCFLEEEGKWSYHHVGDFVVENSHSLTKLRFSMTQIDCTHTKGGLCLDCVFICPSVGSPCTEIG is encoded by the exons ATGGGGGCTGGTTTTTCAGGCCCGGAAAATATGAATGGTCTGGGGGACATACCAGAGAACTGTATCGCTTTGATTCTGTCACGTTTAGATGCTTCAGAAATCTGCAAATTTTCGTGTCTGAACAAAGCATTTCTCCGAGCTTCTTTGTCTGATACTGTGTGGGAACCTAAGTTGCCTGAAAATCATCGGATTCTTTTGAAGAATAAGGAGAAATATTTCTGCTCTAAAAAGGAGATTTACGCCACCTTGAGTATTCCCTCTCGCTTTGATGCTGACACCAAA GAGATTTGGTTGGACAATAGGAGAAGAGGAATCTGCGTTGCTATTTCTTGGAAGGGCTTGAAAATCACTGGCATTGATGATCGTAGATATTGGAGTCATGTCTCCACCGATGAATCCAG GTTCCATACAGTGGCTTATCTCCAACAAATATGGTGGCTAGAAGTAGAGGGCAACTTGGACCTAGAATTCCCCAAAGGCACATACAGCCTGTTCTTCCGATTACAACTCGGTCGACCCTCGAAACGGCTCGTCGGCAGCCGAAGATTAATGTGCAACAATGCAGAAAAGATTCATGGCTGGAACATAAAACCAGTGCAATTCCAAGTAGCATCATCGAACGGGCACCATGCAAAATCGCAGTGTTTCTTGGAAGAAGAAGGGAAATGGAGTTACCATCATGTTGGAGATTTTGTGGTCGAGAATTCACACTCTCTCACGAAGCTTAGGTTTTCGATGACGCAGATTGATTGCACGCATACTAAAGGCGGCCTTTGCTTGGATTGTGTGTTCATTTGTCCCAGTGTTGGATCCCCATGCACAGAGATTGGATAA
- the LOC140871560 gene encoding uncharacterized protein isoform X1 has translation MMSEVSIMNNEVYNYYVNGMTPAEIAEHLRDAIPEFGDVDVEEFLVQQESAFLDFQNNNYRRDTINDRDQPSSRTLQLERVSSRSARTESQLALDEEFAWSLELGDDFNSLDVPETGDVGTVTSVSTVNTGPSSSETPVVGSNQNLQQDDFDPDAMSYEELQTLGESVGNESRGLSPNIIARLPTFKYKAGFFSRKKKEPEECVICYSEYKNRSELIILPCAHHYHSKCITHWLRLNKTCPVCLKEVKDE, from the exons ATGATGTCTGAAGTGTCTATTATGAATAACGAGGTCTACAATTATTATGTGAATGGTATGACTCCAGCTGAAATTGCTGAACATCTCAGGGATGCAATTCCGGAATTTGGTGATGTTGATGTTGAAGAATTTCTTGTACAGCAG GAAAGTGCATTTCTTGATTTTCAGAACAATAATTACAGAAGAGATACGATTAATGACCGCGATCAACCTAGCAGCAGGACTCTGCAGTTAGAACGTGTGTCCTCACGTTCTGCGCGTACTGAATCACAGTTGGCTCTGGATGAAGAATTTGCATGGTCCTTGGAGTTGGGGGATGACTTCAACAGTCTTGATGTTCCAGAGACTGGTGATG TGGGAACTGTAACATCTGTATCTACAGTTAACACCGGGCCATCTTCAAGTGAAACACCTGTGGTG GGGAGTAATCAGAACTTACAGCAAGATGATTTTGATCCCGATGCCATGAGTTATGAG gAGTTGCAAACACTAGGAGAATCTGTTGGCAATGAAAGCAGAGGACTCTCACCAAATATCATAGCTCGGCTTCCAACTTTCAAATATAAAGCAGGGTTTTTCTCAAGGAAAAAAAAGGAACCAGAAGA GTGCGTGATATGCTATTCCGAATATAAGAATAGGTCCGAGCTGATCATTTTGCCATGCGCTCACCATTATCATTCCAAGTGCATCACTCATTGGTTGCGATTGAATAAG ACTTGTCCTGTGTGCCTAAAGGAGGTGAAAGATGAGTAA
- the LOC140871560 gene encoding uncharacterized protein isoform X2, giving the protein MMSEVSIMNNEVYNYYVNGMTPAEIAEHLRDAIPEFGDVDVEEFLVQQESAFLDFQNNNYRRDTINDRDQPSSRTLQLERVSSRSARTESQLALDEEFAWSLELGDDFNSLDVPETGDVNTGPSSSETPVVGSNQNLQQDDFDPDAMSYEELQTLGESVGNESRGLSPNIIARLPTFKYKAGFFSRKKKEPEECVICYSEYKNRSELIILPCAHHYHSKCITHWLRLNKTCPVCLKEVKDE; this is encoded by the exons ATGATGTCTGAAGTGTCTATTATGAATAACGAGGTCTACAATTATTATGTGAATGGTATGACTCCAGCTGAAATTGCTGAACATCTCAGGGATGCAATTCCGGAATTTGGTGATGTTGATGTTGAAGAATTTCTTGTACAGCAG GAAAGTGCATTTCTTGATTTTCAGAACAATAATTACAGAAGAGATACGATTAATGACCGCGATCAACCTAGCAGCAGGACTCTGCAGTTAGAACGTGTGTCCTCACGTTCTGCGCGTACTGAATCACAGTTGGCTCTGGATGAAGAATTTGCATGGTCCTTGGAGTTGGGGGATGACTTCAACAGTCTTGATGTTCCAGAGACTGGTGATG TTAACACCGGGCCATCTTCAAGTGAAACACCTGTGGTG GGGAGTAATCAGAACTTACAGCAAGATGATTTTGATCCCGATGCCATGAGTTATGAG gAGTTGCAAACACTAGGAGAATCTGTTGGCAATGAAAGCAGAGGACTCTCACCAAATATCATAGCTCGGCTTCCAACTTTCAAATATAAAGCAGGGTTTTTCTCAAGGAAAAAAAAGGAACCAGAAGA GTGCGTGATATGCTATTCCGAATATAAGAATAGGTCCGAGCTGATCATTTTGCCATGCGCTCACCATTATCATTCCAAGTGCATCACTCATTGGTTGCGATTGAATAAG ACTTGTCCTGTGTGCCTAAAGGAGGTGAAAGATGAGTAA